From the Pseudomonas baltica genome, one window contains:
- a CDS encoding ParA family protein, protein MRVWAVANQKGGVGKTTTSIALAGLLAESGKRVVVVDLDPHGSMTSYFGYNPDELEHSCYDLFLHKGGVPDGLPGQLLQSTSHENISLLPSSTALATLERQSPGHGGLGLVIAKSLAQLWQDFDYAIIDSPPLLGVLMVNALAASQQLVIPVQTEHLAVKGLERMVSTLAMINRSRKQPLPFSIVPTLFDRRTQASLGTLRVLRDAWPEQVWQGYIPVDTRLRDASRAGLTPSQFDGKSRGVVAYRALLKHLLTQLLVTQVA, encoded by the coding sequence ATGAGAGTCTGGGCAGTAGCCAACCAGAAAGGTGGGGTCGGCAAAACCACCACTTCGATCGCCCTCGCCGGGTTGCTGGCCGAGAGCGGCAAGCGCGTGGTCGTGGTCGATCTCGATCCGCATGGGTCGATGACCAGCTATTTCGGCTATAACCCCGACGAACTCGAACACAGCTGCTACGACCTGTTCCTGCACAAGGGCGGCGTGCCCGACGGCCTGCCGGGGCAGTTGCTGCAGTCGACCAGCCACGAGAACATCTCGCTGCTGCCGTCGAGTACGGCCCTGGCTACGCTGGAGCGTCAATCGCCTGGCCATGGTGGCCTGGGCCTGGTGATCGCCAAGAGTCTGGCGCAACTGTGGCAAGACTTCGACTACGCCATCATCGACAGCCCGCCGTTGCTCGGCGTGCTGATGGTCAACGCCCTCGCGGCGAGCCAGCAATTGGTGATCCCGGTGCAGACCGAGCATCTGGCCGTCAAGGGCCTGGAGCGCATGGTGAGCACCTTGGCGATGATCAATCGCTCGCGCAAGCAGCCTTTGCCGTTCAGTATCGTGCCGACCCTGTTCGATCGGCGCACCCAGGCTTCCCTTGGCACCCTGCGGGTGTTGCGCGACGCCTGGCCGGAGCAGGTCTGGCAAGGCTACATTCCGGTCGATACGCGCTTGCGCGATGCCAGTCGGGCGGGGTTGACGCCCTCGCAGTTCGACGGCAAGAGCCGCGGCGTGGTTGCCTATCGCGCGTTGCTCAAGCACCTGTTGACGCAACTGCTCGTAACGCAGGTGGCGTGA
- the motD gene encoding flagellar motor protein MotD — protein sequence MSRRRHRQPEEHENHERWLVSYADFITLLFAFFVVMYSISSINEGKYKVLSETLVGVFNDQAKTTKPINIGEDRPQTITPAQPLVQDADQTEAAMGKADALQTIADDVRNAFGDLISSNQLTVRGNELWIEIELKSGLLFGSGDAIPSDLAFTIVDKVAGILKPFDNPVHVEGFTDDQPIRTAQYPTNWELSSARAASIVRMLAIDGIAPQRMAAVGYGEFQPIDTNTTADGRGHNRRVVLVISRNLEVRRSLTGSGTSGATPDAALRRAGTQSAPATTNPPAKSGAVKSPSPKP from the coding sequence ATGTCTCGCCGCCGCCATCGACAGCCCGAGGAACACGAGAATCACGAACGCTGGCTGGTGTCCTATGCGGATTTCATCACCTTGCTGTTCGCCTTCTTCGTGGTCATGTATTCGATTTCCTCGATCAACGAGGGCAAATACAAGGTGTTGTCCGAAACGCTGGTCGGGGTATTCAACGATCAGGCCAAGACCACCAAGCCGATCAACATCGGCGAGGACCGTCCGCAGACCATCACCCCGGCCCAGCCACTGGTGCAGGATGCCGATCAGACCGAAGCGGCGATGGGCAAGGCCGATGCCCTGCAGACCATCGCCGACGATGTGCGCAACGCCTTTGGCGACCTGATCTCTTCCAATCAACTGACCGTGCGCGGCAACGAATTGTGGATCGAGATAGAACTCAAGTCCGGGTTGCTGTTCGGCAGCGGCGATGCGATCCCCAGCGATCTGGCGTTCACGATCGTCGACAAGGTCGCGGGCATTCTCAAACCCTTCGACAACCCGGTGCATGTCGAAGGCTTTACCGATGACCAGCCGATTCGCACGGCGCAGTACCCGACCAACTGGGAGCTGTCATCGGCGCGGGCCGCCAGTATCGTGCGCATGCTCGCCATCGATGGCATCGCGCCGCAGCGCATGGCCGCAGTGGGCTATGGCGAGTTCCAGCCGATCGACACCAACACCACTGCCGATGGGCGCGGACACAACCGGCGCGTGGTGCTGGTGATCTCGCGCAACCTTGAGGTGCGCCGTAGTTTGACCGGCTCTGGCACTTCTGGCGCAACGCCGGATGCAGCATTGCGTCGTGCTGGCACACAAAGTGCACCGGCTACGACAAATCCACCGGCGAAGAGCGGTGCCGTCAAAAGCCCGTCACCCAAGCCGTGA
- a CDS encoding flagellar motor protein: MDVLSLIGIILAFVAIVGGNFLEGGSITALLNGPAALIVIGGTLAAALLQTPLSAFARSLVIIRWIIFPPRIDLARGIDNVVTWSLIARKDGLLGLESVADTELDPYARKGLQLLVDGAEPEAIRSILEVDFLTQESRDIQAAKVFECMGGYAPTIGIIGAVMGLIHVMGNLANPSQLGSGIAVAFIATIYGVASANLVLLPTANKLKAIAHRQARYREMMLEGILSIAEGENPRSIELKLQGFME; encoded by the coding sequence ATGGATGTGTTGAGCCTGATAGGGATCATCCTGGCCTTTGTCGCGATCGTCGGCGGCAATTTTCTCGAAGGCGGCAGCATCACCGCATTGCTCAATGGCCCGGCGGCGTTGATCGTCATCGGCGGCACCCTGGCTGCAGCGCTGCTGCAGACACCCCTGAGTGCCTTCGCGCGCTCGCTGGTGATCATTCGCTGGATCATCTTTCCGCCACGCATCGACCTGGCCCGGGGCATCGACAACGTCGTGACCTGGAGCCTGATCGCGCGCAAGGATGGTCTGCTGGGGCTCGAGTCGGTAGCCGACACCGAGCTTGACCCCTACGCCCGCAAAGGCTTGCAACTGCTGGTCGACGGCGCCGAGCCGGAGGCCATCCGCAGTATCCTCGAAGTAGATTTCCTGACCCAGGAAAGCCGCGACATTCAGGCCGCCAAGGTATTCGAATGCATGGGCGGTTACGCGCCCACCATCGGCATCATCGGTGCGGTCATGGGCCTGATTCACGTGATGGGCAACCTCGCCAATCCGTCGCAGCTGGGCAGCGGTATTGCCGTGGCGTTCATCGCCACCATCTACGGCGTGGCCAGTGCCAACCTGGTGCTGCTGCCCACGGCCAACAAGCTCAAGGCGATCGCTCATCGCCAGGCCCGGTATCGGGAAATGATGCTCGAAGGCATCCTGTCCATCGCCGAGGGTGAGAACCCGCGGTCCATCGAACTGAAGCTGCAAGGCTTCATGGAGTGA
- a CDS encoding chemotaxis response regulator protein-glutamate methylesterase → MAVKVLVVDDSGFFRRRVSEILASDSTIQVVGTATNGREAIDQAIALKPDVITMDYEMPMMDGITAVRHIMQRCPTPVLMFSSLTHEGARVTLDALDAGATDFLPKNFEDISRNPEKVRQMLCEKIHTLARSNRRSSFATAAPASRAEPAPTTRAAPVGAAPVGARPARESVTRSPAPSPAARSPAPRPAADAPAQPLSPPPKRKSYKLVAIGTSTGGPVALQRVLTQLPANFPAPIVLVQHMPAAFTKAFAERLDKLCQIQVKEAEDGDVLRPGLALLAPGGKQMMVDGRGTVKILPGDERLNYKPCVDITFGSAAKSYGDKVLAVVLTGMGADGREGARLLKQGGSQIWAQDEASCVIYGMPMAIVKANLADAIYSLDDIGRHLTEACV, encoded by the coding sequence ATGGCAGTCAAGGTTCTGGTGGTGGATGATTCCGGTTTCTTCCGCCGCCGTGTCTCGGAAATTCTTGCCTCGGATAGCACTATCCAGGTCGTCGGCACCGCTACCAACGGTCGCGAAGCCATCGATCAGGCCATCGCGCTCAAGCCCGACGTCATCACCATGGACTACGAGATGCCGATGATGGACGGCATCACTGCGGTGCGGCATATCATGCAGCGCTGTCCGACGCCGGTATTGATGTTTTCCTCCCTGACCCACGAAGGCGCCCGAGTGACCCTCGATGCGCTGGACGCCGGGGCCACGGATTTCCTTCCAAAGAATTTCGAAGACATCTCGCGCAATCCCGAGAAAGTCCGGCAGATGCTGTGCGAGAAGATTCACACCCTCGCGCGCAGCAACCGCCGCAGCAGCTTTGCGACTGCGGCGCCTGCTTCGCGGGCAGAACCCGCTCCCACAACCAGAGCCGCCCCCGTTGGCGCTGCGCCTGTGGGCGCTAGGCCTGCCCGCGAAAGCGTCACCCGCAGCCCGGCACCTTCTCCCGCTGCACGCAGCCCGGCCCCGCGCCCCGCCGCTGATGCCCCGGCGCAGCCGTTGTCGCCACCGCCCAAGCGTAAATCCTACAAGCTGGTCGCCATCGGTACCTCCACGGGCGGCCCGGTCGCGCTGCAACGGGTGCTCACCCAACTGCCGGCCAATTTCCCGGCGCCTATCGTGCTGGTTCAGCACATGCCGGCGGCCTTCACCAAAGCCTTCGCCGAGCGCCTCGACAAGCTCTGCCAGATCCAGGTCAAGGAAGCCGAGGACGGCGACGTGCTGCGCCCTGGTCTGGCGCTGTTGGCACCTGGCGGCAAGCAGATGATGGTCGATGGCCGCGGCACGGTGAAGATCCTGCCCGGCGATGAGCGTCTCAATTACAAGCCCTGCGTGGACATCACCTTCGGTTCCGCAGCCAAGTCCTACGGCGACAAAGTGCTGGCGGTGGTGTTGACTGGCATGGGCGCCGACGGCCGAGAAGGCGCACGTCTGCTCAAACAGGGCGGCAGCCAGATCTGGGCCCAGGACGAAGCCAGCTGCGTGATCTATGGCATGCCCATGGCGATCGTCAAAGCCAACCTCGCCGATGCCATCTACAGCCTTGACGACATCGGTCGGCACCTGACGGAGGCCTGCGTCTGA
- a CDS encoding chemotaxis protein CheA, which translates to MSFGADEEILQDFLVEAGEILEQLSEQLVELESRPDDADLLNAIFRGFHTVKGGAGFLQLNELVECCHIAENVFDILRKGERRVDSELMDVVLEALDAVNSMFGEVRERTEVTPATPELLAALARLAEPASADEVAAAPAPVEVVAEEPVDITDDEFESLLNSLSASKAEAEAEGQAPAAPAPAAAAPTPASGDEITDDEFESLLDQLHGKGQFSAPAAAPASPAAGAATGKAAASDEITDDEFEALLDQLHGKGSFAPDAVAPAAAAPAAPAANAAPAGSADLISDDEFESLLDELHGKGKFTETAVATAPAKAAAPAAAKPAPAPVAKAEPAPAAKAEPAKAAAPAPARAPVPSGEKPATTEAETTVRVDTARLDEIMNMVGELVLVRNRLVRLGANSADESMQKAVSNLDVVTADLQTAVMKTRMQPIKKVFGRFPRLVRDLARQLKKEINLELVGEETDLDKNLVEALADPLVHLVRNAVDHGVETPEEREASGKARGGKVVLSAEQEGDHILLSISDDGKGMDPQVLRNIAVKRGVMDKDAADRLSDTECYNLIFAPGFSTKTEISDVSGRGVGMDVVKTKISQLNGTINIYSTKGQGSKIVIKVPLTLAIMPTLMVMLGNQAFAFPLVNVNEIFHLDLSRTNVVDGQEVVIVRDKALPLFYLKRWLVSSAAHEEQREGHVVILSVGTQRIGFVVDQLVGQEEVVIKPLGKMLQGTPGMSGATITGDGRIALILDVPSMLKRYAARRI; encoded by the coding sequence ATGAGCTTCGGCGCCGATGAAGAAATCCTTCAGGATTTCCTGGTAGAGGCCGGCGAGATCCTCGAGCAACTCTCCGAACAACTGGTAGAGCTCGAGAGCCGGCCAGATGATGCGGATTTGCTCAATGCCATTTTTCGCGGATTCCACACTGTTAAAGGCGGCGCCGGCTTCCTCCAGCTCAATGAGCTGGTGGAGTGCTGCCACATCGCCGAAAACGTCTTCGACATCCTGCGCAAGGGTGAGCGTCGCGTTGACTCGGAGCTGATGGACGTGGTGCTTGAGGCACTCGACGCCGTCAACAGCATGTTCGGCGAAGTGCGCGAACGCACCGAGGTCACGCCAGCCACGCCCGAGTTGTTGGCAGCGCTGGCGCGGTTGGCCGAGCCGGCCAGTGCCGACGAAGTCGCCGCAGCGCCTGCCCCGGTTGAAGTCGTGGCTGAAGAGCCTGTCGATATCACCGATGACGAATTCGAATCCCTGCTCAACAGCCTCAGCGCTTCCAAAGCCGAAGCTGAGGCCGAGGGCCAGGCACCTGCTGCGCCAGCCCCTGCTGCTGCAGCGCCGACGCCCGCCAGCGGTGACGAAATCACCGATGACGAGTTCGAGTCGCTGCTCGACCAGTTGCATGGCAAAGGCCAATTCTCGGCACCGGCCGCAGCACCTGCCAGCCCCGCTGCAGGCGCAGCGACCGGCAAGGCCGCGGCCAGCGATGAAATTACCGACGACGAATTCGAAGCCTTGCTCGATCAGTTGCACGGTAAGGGCTCATTCGCGCCTGACGCCGTTGCGCCAGCCGCTGCGGCTCCGGCTGCGCCTGCAGCCAATGCCGCGCCGGCAGGCTCGGCGGATCTGATCTCGGACGATGAGTTCGAGTCCTTGCTCGATGAGCTGCATGGCAAGGGCAAATTCACCGAAACCGCCGTGGCCACCGCCCCGGCGAAAGCTGCTGCGCCAGCCGCTGCCAAGCCCGCGCCTGCCCCGGTGGCCAAGGCTGAGCCAGCGCCTGCCGCCAAGGCCGAACCTGCCAAGGCCGCTGCCCCGGCGCCCGCTCGTGCGCCAGTGCCAAGCGGCGAAAAGCCTGCCACCACCGAGGCGGAAACCACTGTACGGGTCGACACCGCGCGGCTGGACGAAATCATGAACATGGTCGGCGAACTGGTACTGGTGCGTAACCGTCTGGTGCGCCTGGGTGCCAACAGCGCCGACGAGTCGATGCAAAAAGCCGTGTCCAACCTCGATGTGGTCACCGCCGACCTGCAGACTGCGGTCATGAAGACCCGCATGCAGCCGATCAAGAAGGTCTTCGGGCGCTTCCCGCGCCTGGTTCGCGACCTGGCGCGCCAGCTCAAGAAAGAAATCAACCTGGAGCTGGTGGGCGAAGAAACCGACCTCGACAAGAACCTCGTCGAGGCCCTGGCCGACCCGTTGGTCCACTTGGTGCGCAACGCTGTCGACCACGGCGTCGAAACCCCCGAAGAGCGTGAAGCTTCAGGCAAGGCGCGCGGCGGCAAGGTCGTGCTTTCGGCTGAACAGGAAGGCGACCATATCCTCTTGTCGATCTCCGACGACGGCAAGGGCATGGACCCGCAGGTGCTGCGCAACATTGCCGTCAAGCGTGGCGTCATGGACAAGGATGCCGCCGATCGCCTGAGCGACACCGAGTGCTACAACCTGATCTTCGCCCCGGGCTTCTCGACCAAGACCGAGATATCCGACGTGTCGGGCCGCGGTGTGGGCATGGATGTGGTGAAAACCAAGATCTCCCAGCTCAACGGCACCATCAACATCTATTCGACCAAGGGCCAGGGCTCGAAGATCGTCATCAAGGTTCCGCTGACGCTGGCGATCATGCCGACCCTGATGGTCATGCTCGGCAACCAGGCCTTCGCCTTCCCGCTGGTCAACGTCAACGAGATCTTCCACCTCGACCTGTCGCGGACCAACGTGGTCGACGGCCAGGAAGTGGTCATCGTGCGCGACAAGGCCCTGCCGCTGTTCTACCTCAAGCGCTGGCTGGTGTCCTCGGCCGCTCATGAAGAACAACGTGAAGGCCATGTGGTGATCCTCTCCGTGGGCACCCAGCGCATCGGCTTCGTGGTCGACCAGTTGGTGGGCCAGGAAGAAGTGGTGATCAAACCGCTGGGCAAGATGCTGCAGGGCACGCCAGGCATGTCGGGTGCCACCATTACCGGTGACGGTCGCATCGCCCTGATCCTCGACGTACCGAGCATGCTCAAACGCTATGCGGCACGGCGTATCTGA